CCGTCGATGCGCAGCGGCAGGGTGCTCCCGTCATCCAGGTTGCCCACCAGGTGCAGGTTGACGAGGTCCGTTCCCGACAGTTCCTCACCGCGGAGCAGCCCGTGAATCGCCGAACCTTCCAGCCACAGCTCTTGCATCGGCAGGGCCACGTTCATACCTCCCTTGGTGGCCCCTCCGTACCGCACCGACACCAGCATCCCGTTCATCCACGGGCCATTCACATTCCGGCCATTCACGTTCCGGCCATTGAGCGTCGGCCCATTGGCCGCCGCCAGCCCCGCCACCACCCCTCCCACCGTCACCGGTGCCGTGTCCGTCCCCTCCTCCGTTCCGCATCCCACCGCCACCCACATCCCCAACGCCGCCGCCACCACGTGCCGAGCACCCACGGAACACCTCCCAGCCAACCCTGACCGCATGCGGACGGTGTGCAGTGGGTGGGGGAGCGACAAGGTACGGGGAAGCCCTCAAGCACTTGCACCGTCGCGTCATCAGCACTCGGTTCCTTCACAAGCGCTGGCTCGACGACACTCGCGTCGCGGGAGCAACATTGTGCTTCCCAGAGCAACGGAAAGTTCTCTTCGGGGAGGATCAGCGAGCAGGCGAGGGAGGGGTGGCGCACAGGCGCAAGCCCACCGTCGGATCTCTCGCGTCGCGCTCGGGGAGCTCCCGGTTGGAGGAGCGGGCCGAGGGGGCGGCGAAGTAGTAGCTGCCGCCGCGCACCACGGGCTTGCCGGGCTCCAGCCAGGAGTAGGCCCACTCCCAGACGTTGCCCGCCATGTCGTCCACGCCGAAGGGGCTGCGGGAGGCCGGGTGACGGCCCACTTCGTCCGGACCGAAGCCGCCTGCCTCCTTGCCGTACGTGAGATCAAAATTGGCCTCGCGGGGGGCCAGCCGGTCTCCGTGGGGGTACTCCCGCCCGTCCGATCCCCGCGCGGCGCGCTCCCACTCCAGCTCGGAGCACAGGCGGGCGCCGGGCACCCGGCCCGTCTTCGACAGCCACGCGGCGTAGGCCTCCGCGCTGTCGAAGGTGATGCCGGAGACGGGCATCTTCAGCCAGTCCTGCTCGGCGTTCCAGGCGCGCTTGGCGTAGCGCAGCTTCTCCCCGGCCCACGCGGTGTAGAGCACGGAGCTGGGCTGCATCTTCAGCCGCCAGGTGTCCCCCACCTGCTCCAGCTTCAAGAGCGAGCCCAGCGCGCCCACCGCCGGCGCGTGCTTCGCGCGCTGGGCGGGGGGCAGGCTCTCCAGGAAGGCAATCCAATCCGCGTACGTCGTCTCGTGGCGGGCAATGAGGAAGCCCGCCGTCTTCATCTCGTGGATGGGAACGGCGTTGAAGAACTCGCGCACGCTCTCGTCCTCGGCGCTGCCGAAGAGCACCTGCCCCGGGGGCACGTAGACGAAGCCCTTGGGCAGTGAGCCCTGGGGCAGCAGCGGCAGCTCCATCACCCGCCGCTCGCCACGCACCACCCGCAGCGGCAGGAGGAGGGGCTCATGGCCCGGCGCCTCCGCCTCCAGCCGGTAGTTGCCCGGCGGCACCGGGAGGTCCGCCCCCGGGCCCTCGGGGGGCGGCCAGGAGAGGGGCGTGCCCAGCACCTCGTGGCCGTCCGCGCCGCGGGACACGGGCAGGAGCCTCGCCTGCACGCCCGCGGGCTTGAACGCCAGCGCCAGGTGCGCGGGCTCGCTCCACTGCTGCCAGCGGTGGCCGCCCACGTCATAGAGCCGCAGCCGCTGGAGCAGCGTGGGCAGGGTGACCTTCTCGTCCTCCTGCTCGGCCAGGAGGGCGCGCTCGTGCAGGTAGCTGGCCAGCTCGTCCCAGACTTCCTTGCGGCCCGGCTCCAGCACCAGCGCGCGCTCCAGCCGGTCCGCCACCGCGTCGAAGTGCTCGCGCACCTGCGCGCTGCGGGCCGCGGCGTGCGCCCAGGCCCGGTCGCCTTCCGCCTTGTGCCCCGCGCTGTAGAGCCGGAAGGCCTGGTCCCGCTCGGCGCTCAGCGCCTGGCGCTTGTCCCGGGCCTCGCCGAGCGCGCGCGAGGCCTCGCTCAGCTGGGCCTGCACCTCCTGGCTCAGCCGCCAGCGCTCGCGCAGCCGCCCGCCGCCGTACACGAGCGCCAGGAGGATGAGGAACCCGGCGGCGAGCGCGCGCCGCACCTGGCGGCTGCGCACCACCGTGCGGCGTGACACCTCCAGGAAGTCCTGCTCCCGTCGCGTCAGCTCCGCGGCGTCCAGCACCGCCGTCTCCGCGAGCTGCCGCGGGCCCCAGAGCACATCGCGCGCGTGCCCCAGCCGCTCCCAGTGGGCCGCGGCCGTCTCCAGGCGCGCCTGCACCTCGCGGCGCTCGGTGGACTCCACCAGCCAGCGCGCCAGCGTCTTCCACCCGGTGACGAGCGCCTCGTGGGCCACTTCGTAGGAGGTGCCCTCCTCCGCCTCGCGCGCCACGAGCAGCCGCGCGCGCACCAGCGCCTCCAGCGCGGCGCGGTAGCGTGGGTCGTCCCCCACGAGCTCGCGGTCCGTCTTGCGCGCGCGCGTGCCGTCCGCGGTGATGAGGCGCAGCAGCACCCCGCGCGCGGCCACGCGCTGGTCGGGCAACAGGCTGTCCACCGCCCCGTCCGCGTGCCGCGCCAGCGCGCCCGACACCCCGCCCAGCCCATCGAGCGCCGCCTGGGTGATGACGCCCGCGGCCCGGTCGCGCGCCTCCCACAGCTCCGCCAGGGCGAACTGGAGCAGCGGCAGGCCGCCCTCGGTGGCCGCGGTGGCCGCCACCAGCGTGTCCACCAGCGCCTCGGACTCGAAGCGCACGCCCTTCACGCGCGCCGGGCCCGTGATGGCCTCGCGCATCTCCTCGGGCGTCAGCGCGCGCAAGAGGTAGAGCGCGCGCGGCACCGCGGCGCCGAGCCCCGGCACCCCGGTGAGCCGGGTGAGGAAGTCGCTGCGGCCGGTGGCCAGCAGCCGCACGCCGGTGACGCCCTCGGCCAGCTCGCCGAGCGCGATGCCCGCCTGGGCCGCCTCCTCGGCGGAGGCGAGCGTCACCAGTTCCTCGAGCTGATCCACGTAGAGCAGCAGCCCCTCGCGCGCGCCCAGCTTCGCGCGCAGCCTTCGCGCCAGGGCGCTGGGCTCCGCGTGCAGGCTCTCGGCGAGCTGCTCCTCGGGCACCTCCAGGATGGGCGCCAGCGCCGCGGCGAGCGCGGCGACGGGGTGGCGCCCCGGCACCAGGCGCGTGGAGCGCCAGCGCCGCCCGTCCTCCAGCGCCCCATCCGCGAGGAGCGGGATGACGCCCGCGAGGCACAGGGAGGACTTGCCCACGCCGGAGTCACCGGTGATGAGCAGGAAGGGCTCGCCCTTGAGCCGCTCCAGCACCGCGCGCTGCTCGCGCCGCCGGCCGAAGAACAGGGCGCGGTGCTCGGCCTCGAACGCCTGGAGGCCGCGGAAGGGGTTGCCCTCGGGGATGGTGCCCGGGACGAGCTCGTCCCGCCCGAGCTGCTCCAGCGCATCCAGCAGCACCGCCGCGGAGGCATAGCGCTCCGAGGGCTCGCGCCGCAGGCACCGGTCGATGACGGCCGCCAGCCCCGCGTCCACCCCGGGGGCGGCCTCGGCGAGCGGCCGCGCGTCGCGCGAGCGCACGTGCTCGGACAGCTCGCGCCAGGGCACGTCCCGGAACGGCCCCTTGCCCGCGCACAGCTCGTAGAGCACCACGCCCAGCGAGTACACGTCGCTGCGCGCCGTCAGCTCCTCGCCCGCCCACGCCTCGGGGGACATGTAATAGGGCGTGCCCACCAGCGCGCCCCGGGGCAGCGAGGGCAGGAACACCCCATCCAGCGAGCGCGCGCCGAAGCCCGCGCTCGCCTCGGGATCCAACTCCGCGGGCACCACGGGAGGCACCCCCGCGGCCCGGCCCGGCCCCGGCTCGGCGGCGGCGGCAGCGGCGGCGGCCGGGTCCAGGAGCTTGGCAAGGCCGAAGTCCAGGAGCTTCACCTCACCGGCCTCGGTGAGCACGGCGTTGCCCGGCTTGATGTCCCGGTGCAGTACCCCGCGCCGGTGCGCCGCGCTCAGCCCGCGCGCCAGGTCCTTCCCGATGGACAGCACGCGCTCGGAGGGCACGGGCCGGGCCACCCGGTCCAGGCTGACGCCGCGGATGAACTCGGAGATGAGGTAGGGCTGATCCTCCAGCTGGCCCACGCGGTAGAGCGTGACGACGTTGGGGTGCTGAATGCGGGCCGCGGCCCGGGCCTCCACCAGGAAGCGCGACAGGGCGTTCTGGCCCAGGGCGGGGATGAACTTCACCGCCACGGGGCGCTCCAGCAGCGTGTCGTGCGCCAGGTACACCCTTCCCGTGCGCCCACGGCCGATCAGCCGGATCAGCCGGTACTCGTCGAACTCCTCCGGGGGAGTCCACGCATCGGGTGGGTTGAGGGAGGCTGGAGAGGCCACGATCAGTGCCTACGCGCTCGGCTCAAGGCAATCAACCCACCTCCCGCCAAAGAACGCGTGCCGTGAGGCTAGCGCTTGCCCTTCACCTTGCTCGGCTTGAGCATCGTCCGGATCTTGTCTTCCAGGTCCGAGGGCAGGCAGGGCTTGGCCACGAACTCGTCGGCCCCTGCCTCCTTCGCGTGGTGCTCGCTGCCGGCGAGCACGTGGCCGCTGAGCGCCATCACCGGGATGTCGCGCGTGCGGATGTCGTTCTTGATGAGCCGCGTGGCCTCCCAGCCATCCATCACCGGCAGGGACAGGTCCATGAGGATGATGTCGGGCGAGGCCTCCTGGGCCTTCTCCACGGCCTCGGCCCCGTTGCGCGCCGTCTCCACGAGGAAGCCGGCGAACTCCAGGTACTCGGCGTACATCTCGCGCGCATCATCGAAGTCATCGACGACGAGCACCCGCTTTTTCGCTGGTTGGACCGCTGCACTGACATCCTCTGGCAGCATTTTCGTGGCCGACTGGCTCATGGGGCGGGGCTCCAACGGGGAAGTGACCTGAACCATTCTATACACGCCCGGCCCGCCGCGCCTTGTCCCCCCGGCCGGGGATGCGTACGCCAAAGTGCGCGGGGATTGTTTCCCAGCAGACACCTCCCCCGGAAAACCCCGTTCCCGAGGGAGGTGGACGTGCGTGGAGGGCGGCGAACCGCGCCTCAGGGCGCGGGGGGGATGGCGCCCGTACCGGACAGAACCCCGGTCAGGTCCTCCACCTGGCTGACACCCCAGGCATTGGCATAGCCGTTGCGAGCGGCGTCCTTGATGGCGCTGAAGGCCACCACCACCGGCAGCCCGCTGGGGAAGTCCGCGGGGTTCAGGGGCCGGGTGCCCGTGAAGCGGAAGGAGTAGCGGGTGGTGAAGCCGGAGGCGGTGATGGAGAACACCGGCTCCTCGGCGGGCGTGCCCGTCACGTAGGGGGCCAGCGGCTCGTCGGCGAGCAGCGAGAAGCCCGTCTTGTTGCCCACCTCGCCCACCGCGTTGCCCACCGTGCCGTTGGCATCGAGATCCGCGTTGAAGAACACGAAGACCGGCGAGGCACCGTAGCGGCTCACCACGTGGTTGAAGTTCAGGTACACCTGCTCGTTCGGATCCAACACGCCGTTGGTGTAGACGGCCGACGGCTTGATGTCGCGGAACTGCACGCTCTCGATGGCGGTGGTGAGCGGCTGGTTCAGGTCCCCGCCGAAGAAGGACACGGTGCTGTTGAACTGCGTGGCGCCCGTGGCCGAGCCGTTGAGCGCCACCGCGCGCAGGGTGAGGTTGTACTCCTTGCCCGGCTGGAAGGGCTGGTCCGGCACGATCGTCAGCACGGTGCCGCCGCCCGACAGCGACTTGGAGAAGCCCAGGCGCGCCTTGCTGTACTCGTCCGTGAGGCCGGCGATGACGGAGGTGGGCTGCACCGGCTGGTTGAAGACGATGGAGAGCCCCTCGCCGGAGCGGACCATGTTGAAGATGGGGTCCTTCGAGCCGCCCTTGAGCGAGGCGATACTGCTGTGGCTGAGGCCCAGGGCCGCCTCCGGGGTGTAGGCGTACGGCAGGCTCTCGGTGCGCTGCGTGCCGGAGGCCAGGAGCTGATCCGCCGTGTACTCGATGAGCCGTCCGCCGGCCTCGAACACGCCGTCATTGTTGGCATCCAGCGCGGCGATGGACAGCCGGAGCTTGCCCTGCAGCCGCTGCAGCTCGGCCGGCCGGGGCACCCGCTCGAAGGAGAGCAGGCCCTGCGCATCCGCGGTCGCATCGATGACGACGGTGCTGGTGGTCCGCTCGGAGGAGCCGAAGAGCACCAGGCCCGCGGGGTCCACCTCCAGCGTGCCCTGGGCGCCCGCGGCGGGGCGGCCATCCGGACCGAAGGCGTAGACCTTCAGCGAGCCGTTGAGCTCGCTCAGCAGCACGGGGCCGAAGCTCGCGTTGCCGTTGTTGATGGGCACGTTGCCCGCGGAGGAGGGCACCACGGAGGTGGCGCGCAGCGAGGCGAAGCCCTCCTTGCTGAAGGTGAGCAGCACCTGGGCGCCGCCCGGCACGTTCTGGAAGGTGAAGTTGCCCTGCTCGTCGGTGGCGACCGTGTTGGCGGTGGGCGTGCTGCCCAGCGTCATCGTCACGGTGGCGCCGGACAGCGGCCGC
The Stigmatella aurantiaca genome window above contains:
- a CDS encoding bifunctional serine/threonine-protein kinase/formylglycine-generating enzyme family protein, with the translated sequence MASPASLNPPDAWTPPEEFDEYRLIRLIGRGRTGRVYLAHDTLLERPVAVKFIPALGQNALSRFLVEARAAARIQHPNVVTLYRVGQLEDQPYLISEFIRGVSLDRVARPVPSERVLSIGKDLARGLSAAHRRGVLHRDIKPGNAVLTEAGEVKLLDFGLAKLLDPAAAAAAAAEPGPGRAAGVPPVVPAELDPEASAGFGARSLDGVFLPSLPRGALVGTPYYMSPEAWAGEELTARSDVYSLGVVLYELCAGKGPFRDVPWRELSEHVRSRDARPLAEAAPGVDAGLAAVIDRCLRREPSERYASAAVLLDALEQLGRDELVPGTIPEGNPFRGLQAFEAEHRALFFGRRREQRAVLERLKGEPFLLITGDSGVGKSSLCLAGVIPLLADGALEDGRRWRSTRLVPGRHPVAALAAALAPILEVPEEQLAESLHAEPSALARRLRAKLGAREGLLLYVDQLEELVTLASAEEAAQAGIALGELAEGVTGVRLLATGRSDFLTRLTGVPGLGAAVPRALYLLRALTPEEMREAITGPARVKGVRFESEALVDTLVAATAATEGGLPLLQFALAELWEARDRAAGVITQAALDGLGGVSGALARHADGAVDSLLPDQRVAARGVLLRLITADGTRARKTDRELVGDDPRYRAALEALVRARLLVAREAEEGTSYEVAHEALVTGWKTLARWLVESTERREVQARLETAAAHWERLGHARDVLWGPRQLAETAVLDAAELTRREQDFLEVSRRTVVRSRQVRRALAAGFLILLALVYGGGRLRERWRLSQEVQAQLSEASRALGEARDKRQALSAERDQAFRLYSAGHKAEGDRAWAHAAARSAQVREHFDAVADRLERALVLEPGRKEVWDELASYLHERALLAEQEDEKVTLPTLLQRLRLYDVGGHRWQQWSEPAHLALAFKPAGVQARLLPVSRGADGHEVLGTPLSWPPPEGPGADLPVPPGNYRLEAEAPGHEPLLLPLRVVRGERRVMELPLLPQGSLPKGFVYVPPGQVLFGSAEDESVREFFNAVPIHEMKTAGFLIARHETTYADWIAFLESLPPAQRAKHAPAVGALGSLLKLEQVGDTWRLKMQPSSVLYTAWAGEKLRYAKRAWNAEQDWLKMPVSGITFDSAEAYAAWLSKTGRVPGARLCSELEWERAARGSDGREYPHGDRLAPREANFDLTYGKEAGGFGPDEVGRHPASRSPFGVDDMAGNVWEWAYSWLEPGKPVVRGGSYYFAAPSARSSNRELPERDARDPTVGLRLCATPPSPAR
- a CDS encoding response regulator, which gives rise to MSQSATKMLPEDVSAAVQPAKKRVLVVDDFDDAREMYAEYLEFAGFLVETARNGAEAVEKAQEASPDIILMDLSLPVMDGWEATRLIKNDIRTRDIPVMALSGHVLAGSEHHAKEAGADEFVAKPCLPSDLEDKIRTMLKPSKVKGKR
- a CDS encoding carboxypeptidase-like regulatory domain-containing protein; this encodes MKKLALAVVPLLAVGCGASDEDGDGIADGVRDPNNISVVVPATPKGTVSGQVLTTQQRPLSGATVTMTLGSTPTANTVATDEQGNFTFQNVPGGAQVLLTFSKEGFASLRATSVVPSSAGNVPINNGNASFGPVLLSELNGSLKVYAFGPDGRPAAGAQGTLEVDPAGLVLFGSSERTTSTVVIDATADAQGLLSFERVPRPAELQRLQGKLRLSIAALDANNDGVFEAGGRLIEYTADQLLASGTQRTESLPYAYTPEAALGLSHSSIASLKGGSKDPIFNMVRSGEGLSIVFNQPVQPTSVIAGLTDEYSKARLGFSKSLSGGGTVLTIVPDQPFQPGKEYNLTLRAVALNGSATGATQFNSTVSFFGGDLNQPLTTAIESVQFRDIKPSAVYTNGVLDPNEQVYLNFNHVVSRYGASPVFVFFNADLDANGTVGNAVGEVGNKTGFSLLADEPLAPYVTGTPAEEPVFSITASGFTTRYSFRFTGTRPLNPADFPSGLPVVVAFSAIKDAARNGYANAWGVSQVEDLTGVLSGTGAIPPAP